The following are encoded in a window of Corvus moneduloides isolate bCorMon1 chromosome 26, bCorMon1.pri, whole genome shotgun sequence genomic DNA:
- the NT5C3B gene encoding 7-methylguanosine phosphate-specific 5'-nucleotidase, whose protein sequence is MHLSPSWLVARDTQPPSPVGRGAERGRIPRPQHPANAPRAPPVPPGPAAAFRSRPRGRSSPRLRGPGRAEQSGAGEMVPELEKATVRIRQPERVREIIQSLREQGVAKLQVISDFDMTLSRFGCNGRRCPTSHNILDTSRVISEDGKKKLKDLLHYYYPIEIDPNQTLEEKCPLMVEWWTKAHELLVQQKIHRSDIAQIVRESEAMLRDGFKEFFDQLHKNNVPLFIFSAGVGDILEEIIRQANVFYSNVNVVSNYMDFSDDGVLTHFKGPLIHTYNKNNTVLQGTGYFQQVSTRTSIILLGDSMGDLTMADGVPNVENILKIGFLNDKVEERRGKYLDSYDIVLESDETLDVVNGILRYILTET, encoded by the exons atgcatctttCGCCCTCCTGGCTCGTCGCGAGGGACACGCAACCGCCGTCGCCGGTCGGGCGCGGGGCGGAGCGCGGGAGGATTCCCCGGCCCCAGCACCCCGCGAACGCCCCCCGAGCACCGCCCGTCCCcccgggccccgcggccgcgTTCCGGTCCCGCCCCCGCGGCCGCTCCTCCCCGCGGCTGCGCGGCCCGGGCCGAGCGGAGCAGAGCGGAGCGGGCGAGATG GTGCCCGAGCTAGAGAAAGCTACGGTCCGGATCCGGCAGCCCGAGCGTGTGCgggagatcatccagtccctCCGGGAGCAGGGGGTGGCCAAGCTGCAG GTCATTTCTGACTTTGACATGACGCTGAGCAGGTTTGGGTGCAATGGCAGGCGCTGCCCCACATCGCACA ataTCCTTGATACCAGCCGTGTTATCAGTGAGGATGGCAAGAAGAAG CTGAAGGATCTGCTCCACTATTACTATCCCATTGAAATAGATCCCAACCAGACCCTGGAAGAGAAATGTCCCCTCATGGTGGAGTG gTGGACCAAGGCCCatgagctgctggtgcagcagAAGATCCACAGAAGTGACATAGCCCAGATCGTCCGAGAGTCTGAAGCGATGCTCAG GGATGGCTTCAAGGAGTTCTTTGATCAGCTGCATAAGAACAACGTCCCCCTGTTCATCTTCTCTGCTGGCGTTGGTGATATCCTGGAAGAGATTATCCGTCAGGCCAACGTCTTCTACTCCAATGTCAACGTGGTGTCCAACTACATGGACTTCAGTGATGAT GGAGTCCTCACGCACTTCAAGGGACCCCTCATCCACACCTACAACAAGAACAACACCGTGCTGCAGGGCACGGGGTACTTCCAGCAGGTGAGCACAAGGACAAGCATCATCCTGCTGGGGGACTCCATGGGTGACCTGACGATGGCAGACGGCGTTCCCAATGTGGAAAACATCCTCAAGATTGGCTTTCTCAATGACAAG GTGGAAGAGCGGAGAGGGAAGTACCTGGATTCCTATGACATTGTGCTGGAGAGTGACGAGACCCTGGACGTGGTCAATGGGATTCTGCGGTACATCCTCACCGAGACATGA